A genomic region of Chondrinema litorale contains the following coding sequences:
- a CDS encoding YdcF family protein, with product MTTNKTIFLLALIFILPYVLLGQQYRLYNPVNPGNYVQDKNFYLLTLFEKIPELNKVLAENSTLSKIASDKKNALQNAAQNCREDLSCHTNGLIWTDDEIELIGKELQKLTQSSLIFKQLIEQHIKPSGYFQLYNELDNESLILKSWEDAANGINRLINVYALAEKPHYAKIDSVSYNINGVYYQRLVDCLNGILAEQTDEMSLFFQPSLAFTLGLMEINNRDEAARFEPMEVKENATALQHIPNINWNDYPYSVILVPGHGPDEAHLALSPLGKLRDELAAKRYKEGKAPLIIVSGGYVHPFQTPFCEAIEMKKDLIERLGIPESAILIEPHARHTTTNFRNAARLIYQYGIPADKLALVTTTKYQSYYISDMGLDKRSMEELGYVPYQLHKRLNQHDIEFSPKIESLHRDNSDALDP from the coding sequence ATGACTACAAACAAAACAATCTTTCTTCTAGCGCTAATCTTTATTCTCCCCTACGTTTTGTTAGGACAACAATACCGACTTTACAATCCAGTAAACCCTGGCAACTATGTGCAAGACAAAAACTTTTATCTACTTACGCTTTTTGAGAAAATCCCTGAACTCAATAAAGTACTAGCAGAAAACAGTACACTTTCAAAAATTGCATCTGACAAGAAAAATGCTTTACAAAATGCTGCTCAGAACTGCCGAGAGGACCTTAGCTGCCACACCAATGGATTAATATGGACTGATGATGAAATTGAATTGATTGGTAAAGAATTGCAAAAGCTAACACAATCATCATTAATTTTTAAGCAACTAATCGAACAACACATAAAACCTTCTGGCTATTTCCAACTTTACAATGAGCTAGATAATGAAAGCCTCATTTTAAAATCTTGGGAAGATGCAGCAAATGGAATAAACAGGTTGATAAATGTTTATGCACTTGCTGAAAAACCTCACTATGCAAAGATTGACTCTGTGAGCTATAACATAAATGGGGTTTATTATCAACGTTTGGTGGATTGTTTAAATGGCATTTTGGCTGAGCAAACAGATGAAATGAGCTTGTTCTTTCAACCTTCATTGGCATTTACTTTGGGTTTAATGGAGATTAACAACAGAGATGAAGCAGCGCGATTTGAACCAATGGAGGTAAAGGAAAATGCAACAGCCTTACAGCACATCCCCAACATCAATTGGAATGACTATCCATATTCGGTAATTCTGGTTCCCGGTCATGGTCCAGATGAAGCACACTTAGCTTTAAGCCCATTAGGTAAACTGCGCGATGAGTTGGCTGCCAAAAGATACAAAGAGGGAAAAGCGCCATTAATTATCGTTTCTGGTGGCTATGTACACCCATTTCAAACTCCTTTTTGCGAGGCAATTGAAATGAAAAAAGACTTGATTGAACGTTTGGGAATACCCGAAAGTGCTATTCTAATTGAGCCACATGCCAGACATACAACTACCAATTTTAGAAACGCAGCCAGACTGATTTACCAATATGGCATTCCTGCAGATAAGTTAGCACTGGTAACTACGACCAAGTATCAAAGTTACTATATTAGCGATATGGGGCTCGACAAACGCTCGATGGAAGAACTCGGTTATGTGCCTTACCAACTGCATAAAAGGCTTAACCAACACGATATAGAATTTTCTCCAAAGATCGAATCTTTACATAGAGATAATTCAGACGCACTTGATCCCTGA
- a CDS encoding antA/AntB antirepressor family protein, producing MELIKIYDGRTVSAKELHKFLGPKSRFADWFRNRIKRYEFLENEDYVRVSKILDTPGGKQETIDYALTLNMAKELSMVENNAKGREARRYFIKAEEALIELYKNKRFEAFSKLQDSLERLKERVLENGFSDADYLQIDTEGRKVLFNGKLVEDANLNLLLLKGRDFAVELTRTNIKEGDSLESMESTAKIHHGEVREVLGKSGIKPEEIPEEHDIKRLDE from the coding sequence ATGGAATTAATTAAAATTTACGACGGGAGAACAGTATCAGCCAAAGAACTGCACAAGTTTCTGGGACCAAAAAGTAGATTTGCCGATTGGTTTAGAAACAGAATTAAGCGATACGAATTCTTAGAAAATGAAGATTATGTAAGGGTATCTAAAATTTTAGACACCCCTGGTGGAAAGCAAGAAACCATCGACTATGCACTTACCTTAAATATGGCCAAGGAGCTCTCTATGGTGGAAAACAACGCCAAAGGAAGAGAAGCCAGAAGGTATTTTATTAAGGCAGAAGAAGCTTTAATTGAGCTTTATAAGAATAAAAGATTTGAGGCATTTTCGAAATTACAAGACTCGTTGGAGCGGTTAAAGGAACGTGTTTTAGAAAATGGTTTTTCTGATGCTGACTATTTGCAGATTGATACCGAAGGCAGAAAAGTGTTATTTAATGGCAAATTGGTGGAAGATGCCAACTTGAATTTATTACTCCTCAAAGGCCGAGATTTTGCAGTCGAACTTACTCGTACCAACATCAAAGAAGGTGATTCGCTAGAAAGCATGGAAAGCACAGCTAAAATCCATCATGGTGAGGTGAGAGAAGTACTGGGCAAATCGGGAATTAAACCAGAAGAAATTCCAGAAGAACACGACATTAAAAGGCTTGATGAATAA
- a CDS encoding ParA family protein: MSSQKVITFANQKGGVGKSTISALVAQFLSRRNVKTLLISVDSQSNSPSWLGIKNNQGKEFADLVIQDLEIEDVVHSVNDYLDVIPNSIRGNTAELILAGMSNRELLLKRKLKKTDYEIVILDVAPSIALGTANAILASTHIFLVSLLEEASLRGLATISSKINELKENELPVADITGIILNRTNISLRSGHGKMCMQMVERNYNGLVLDNYLLQNIDLTNACARGEFLEDYNPQSKAIVNATSLTNEILERL, from the coding sequence ATGTCATCTCAGAAAGTTATAACATTTGCGAATCAAAAAGGGGGAGTTGGTAAGAGCACGATCTCTGCACTTGTAGCCCAGTTTTTATCAAGAAGAAATGTAAAAACATTATTGATTTCTGTTGATAGTCAGTCTAACAGCCCATCGTGGTTGGGTATTAAGAATAACCAAGGTAAAGAATTTGCCGATTTGGTTATTCAAGATTTGGAAATAGAAGATGTAGTTCACTCAGTGAATGATTACTTAGATGTGATTCCTAATTCGATTAGAGGTAACACCGCAGAGTTGATTCTGGCGGGTATGTCTAACAGAGAATTGCTTTTAAAACGCAAGCTTAAAAAGACAGATTACGAAATTGTAATTCTCGATGTAGCTCCTTCAATTGCGCTTGGAACTGCAAATGCTATACTGGCATCTACTCATATTTTCTTAGTTTCTTTGTTAGAAGAAGCTAGCTTAAGAGGTTTGGCAACTATCTCTTCCAAAATTAATGAGCTTAAAGAAAATGAACTACCAGTAGCAGATATTACTGGAATTATTCTTAACCGAACCAACATTTCTTTGCGCAGTGGACATGGAAAAATGTGTATGCAAATGGTAGAAAGAAATTACAATGGGCTGGTGCTTGATAATTATTTATTGCAAAATATTGATCTTACAAATGCTTGTGCCAGAGGAGAATTTTTAGAAGATTACAATCCGCAAAGTAAAGCCATTGTTAATGCCACAAGTTTAACCAACGAAATACTGGAAAGACTATGA
- a CDS encoding replication initiation protein, translated as MEDRKNNTLVTKGNDLINARYKLSPTENKLYLLAIAQIEPNDKDFQRYVVPVKKFIKMTGTSSKNVYEQIREVSESLVARRLEIPREGGGFLHIGFVSSAEYKPKKGCVEILIDPKLKPYLLDLKQRFTIYDIRSVLGMRSQFSIRIYELLKSFELIGERVFELMDLRDMLGIETEKYKKYGMFKKRVLDPAKDELKWNFDNPDKKCDLWFKYEELKTGRKVTSIKFYIYNKDRSKQELINDPNHELKEDMKEMGLTEKQVIKYIDKEQKDVALIKAHINDTKEGYKAGKVKNQAAYLITLLERNAQPKSAFQKQPELEKTQQVELNRKQSDSYQKEAAIIIQLKEQFEDFRSVLAQSKINDLSEDEWKAFEEYAEKNKLFTSKFIKNGKINRDKAKTSMLMTAFIGLKLPDYNLQFKEWCFSKYGYQLEEVEGKMRILGKQKTMFG; from the coding sequence ATGGAAGACAGAAAAAATAACACATTAGTAACCAAAGGGAACGATCTAATTAATGCACGCTATAAGTTATCTCCCACAGAGAATAAATTATACTTATTAGCCATTGCACAGATTGAACCCAATGATAAAGATTTCCAAAGATATGTAGTACCAGTGAAGAAATTTATTAAAATGACAGGTACTAGCTCTAAAAATGTGTATGAGCAAATAAGAGAGGTGTCTGAATCATTAGTTGCCAGAAGGTTGGAGATTCCCAGAGAGGGTGGAGGCTTTCTCCATATCGGTTTTGTGAGTAGTGCGGAGTACAAACCAAAGAAAGGTTGTGTTGAAATATTGATTGACCCCAAGTTGAAACCTTATTTGCTAGACTTAAAGCAAAGGTTTACCATTTACGATATTAGAAGTGTTTTGGGAATGCGTAGCCAATTTTCAATTAGGATATATGAGTTGCTAAAATCATTCGAACTGATTGGTGAAAGGGTATTTGAGTTGATGGATTTGCGAGATATGTTGGGAATCGAGACAGAGAAGTACAAGAAGTATGGCATGTTTAAGAAACGTGTGCTTGATCCGGCAAAAGATGAATTGAAGTGGAATTTCGATAACCCGGATAAAAAGTGTGATTTATGGTTTAAATACGAAGAACTCAAAACTGGAAGAAAAGTAACTTCGATCAAATTTTATATCTACAATAAAGATAGAAGTAAGCAAGAGCTGATAAACGACCCCAATCACGAGTTAAAGGAAGATATGAAGGAAATGGGTTTAACAGAAAAGCAGGTAATTAAATACATAGATAAAGAGCAGAAAGATGTGGCATTGATAAAGGCGCATATCAACGATACCAAAGAAGGTTATAAAGCTGGAAAGGTGAAAAATCAAGCTGCTTATTTAATTACACTTTTAGAAAGAAATGCCCAGCCGAAATCTGCATTTCAAAAGCAACCTGAGTTAGAAAAAACACAACAAGTAGAACTGAATAGAAAACAATCTGATTCTTACCAAAAAGAGGCTGCCATAATTATTCAATTAAAAGAGCAGTTTGAAGATTTCCGCTCTGTATTGGCTCAATCTAAAATTAATGATTTGAGTGAAGATGAATGGAAGGCTTTTGAAGAGTATGCAGAGAAAAATAAGCTGTTTACTTCAAAATTTATCAAAAACGGAAAAATCAACCGCGATAAGGCTAAGACCAGTATGCTTATGACAGCTTTTATTGGTTTAAAGCTTCCTGATTATAATCTCCAGTTTAAAGAGTGGTGTTTTTCCAAGTATGGCTATCAACTCGAAGAGGTTGAAGGAAAGATGAGAATACTCGGAAAACAGAAAACCATGTTTGGTTAA
- a CDS encoding DUF2339 domain-containing protein, translating to MNDRDKKLNLLTIRLDVLERKHEAFSKEIKTIREQLKLLQSADYQPSETEQQSVFDEKAEVQQEDLVKESIVTEEYAIPEAKPQQVKKAPRKPRELPKLPVNLEKFIGENLISKIGILITVIGVGVGVKYAIDNELLSPLTRIIMGYALGAGLLGFAIKLKKNYSNFSAVLLSGSMAIMYFITFAAYSFYELIPQEMTFALMVVFTAFTVLAAINYNKQVIAVFGLVGAYAVPFLLSDGSGKVVVLFIYMAIINIGILIIAFKKYWKALYYAAFIFTWLIVSSWYVIDYNSSAHFGIALTFLPIYFITFYAIFLAYKLMQKEKFEKRDVVLVLLNSFVFFGLSFAILDQHEIGKELLGLFTLFNAVLHFAVSLIIYKKSEVDRNLLYLALGMVMIFITMAIPVQLDGNWVTLLWAGEAALLFWIGRTKQVTFIEKISYTLFFLAFFSLLEDWGDIYDSYTYAYDQPKTPVFNIAFLSSILVSGFFGLINYLNQNKNYPAKLLEQKKLYKFIQYCLPLVFLFVLYSTFRLEIKMYWEQLYYASEIQLNTETDSYTDFIMNHDLRLFKSIWVINYSLLFLSILSVINLKKLKNKKLSMLNIGLNILAIGIFLTEGLYDISDLRTSYLLQENAEYYNRGAFHLGIRYVSIAFFAVLMYTCFMYVKQEFTEKKYRVIFDLLFHVSLLWILSSELIGWMDIAGSDQTYKFGLSILWGVYSLLLIVLGISQKKKHIRIGAIGLLAVTLLKLFFYDISHLDTIAKTIVFVSLGILLLIISFIYNKYKHVISDEVES from the coding sequence ATGAACGACCGCGATAAAAAATTAAATCTGCTAACTATAAGGTTGGATGTGCTCGAACGGAAACACGAAGCATTTTCAAAAGAAATAAAGACAATTAGAGAGCAGCTCAAACTTCTGCAAAGTGCTGATTATCAGCCTTCGGAGACTGAACAACAATCTGTTTTTGATGAAAAAGCAGAAGTGCAGCAGGAGGATTTAGTAAAAGAAAGCATAGTTACAGAAGAATATGCTATTCCTGAAGCGAAACCTCAACAAGTAAAAAAGGCTCCTCGCAAACCAAGAGAGTTACCAAAGCTACCTGTAAATCTTGAAAAGTTTATTGGCGAAAACCTAATAAGCAAAATAGGTATTCTCATTACCGTAATTGGTGTAGGAGTGGGTGTGAAATATGCCATTGATAATGAGTTGCTTAGTCCCTTAACCAGAATTATAATGGGTTATGCACTTGGTGCAGGCTTATTGGGTTTTGCGATCAAACTGAAGAAAAACTATTCAAACTTTAGTGCAGTATTGCTCAGTGGCTCAATGGCAATCATGTATTTTATCACCTTTGCTGCTTATAGTTTTTATGAGTTAATACCACAGGAGATGACTTTTGCATTAATGGTGGTCTTTACGGCATTTACTGTGTTGGCTGCGATTAACTACAATAAGCAAGTTATTGCTGTTTTTGGCTTAGTTGGCGCTTATGCTGTTCCGTTTCTCTTGAGCGATGGTTCGGGGAAGGTAGTGGTATTGTTCATTTATATGGCGATTATCAATATTGGTATACTCATTATTGCCTTTAAAAAGTACTGGAAAGCCCTATACTATGCAGCTTTCATCTTTACATGGTTAATTGTAAGCTCTTGGTATGTTATCGACTATAATAGCTCAGCGCATTTTGGCATTGCGCTTACATTTTTACCTATTTACTTTATTACCTTTTACGCCATATTTCTTGCTTACAAACTCATGCAAAAAGAGAAGTTTGAAAAGCGAGATGTCGTATTGGTTTTATTAAACTCTTTTGTGTTTTTCGGTTTAAGCTTTGCCATACTCGATCAACATGAAATCGGAAAAGAGCTTTTAGGCTTGTTTACCTTGTTCAATGCTGTACTACATTTTGCAGTGAGTTTAATCATCTACAAAAAATCTGAAGTTGATAGAAACCTGCTTTATCTAGCACTAGGAATGGTAATGATATTTATTACCATGGCAATTCCGGTTCAGTTAGATGGCAACTGGGTTACTTTGCTTTGGGCAGGAGAAGCCGCATTACTTTTCTGGATTGGCAGAACTAAGCAAGTCACTTTTATCGAGAAGATTTCCTATACACTATTCTTTTTGGCGTTTTTTAGCCTGTTAGAAGATTGGGGAGATATTTACGATAGTTACACTTATGCTTACGATCAACCAAAAACACCAGTGTTCAATATAGCTTTCTTGAGTTCAATTTTAGTTTCAGGATTTTTTGGGTTGATCAATTATCTCAATCAGAATAAAAATTATCCTGCGAAGCTGTTAGAGCAGAAAAAGCTTTATAAGTTTATTCAATATTGTTTGCCATTAGTTTTCTTGTTTGTACTCTACAGTACTTTTAGGTTAGAGATAAAAATGTATTGGGAGCAGCTTTACTATGCTTCAGAAATTCAGCTAAATACAGAAACAGATTCCTATACTGATTTTATTATGAATCACGACTTGAGGCTTTTCAAGTCTATTTGGGTAATTAATTATTCACTGCTGTTTTTGAGTATACTTTCAGTAATCAATCTTAAGAAACTGAAAAACAAGAAATTGAGCATGCTCAATATCGGATTAAATATATTGGCAATAGGCATCTTTTTAACAGAAGGTCTGTATGATATTAGTGATTTAAGAACAAGCTATTTGCTACAAGAAAATGCCGAATACTATAACAGAGGGGCATTTCATCTTGGTATACGCTATGTGTCAATCGCCTTCTTTGCAGTTTTAATGTACACTTGTTTTATGTATGTGAAACAGGAGTTTACAGAGAAAAAATACAGAGTTATTTTCGATTTACTGTTTCATGTTTCCCTCTTGTGGATTTTAAGTAGTGAGTTAATCGGTTGGATGGATATTGCTGGTTCAGACCAAACTTACAAATTCGGATTGAGTATTTTGTGGGGTGTGTATTCACTGCTCTTAATCGTATTGGGTATTTCGCAAAAGAAAAAGCACATCCGCATTGGAGCGATAGGTTTATTGGCAGTTACGCTACTCAAACTGTTTTTCTACGATA